From the Gouania willdenowi unplaced genomic scaffold, fGouWil2.1 scaffold_383_arrow_ctg1, whole genome shotgun sequence genome, the window ttttacagttacagttagaaacctttgttaattgaatatcctagttacattacagtaaccaaattaaactatatcaactaagtgaattaataaaaataacctgtgtaaaggctttttcaaactaaaaattatcttgtgaactctgtgacctgttgacctgcacaactcaaagaatcagaatcaagaatcattatttcttggcagaaatgcttttaaacacttgctgtacattcagctgacataaaaatcttgttttcaaatatgtagaataattgtgaatttatcattagcagtagtagttttaatattttagttaattttttgcaggcaccttttttgtccgtcaaatgtatttaaaataaactaaaattaaagagacaatgttatttaactacacttgtcataattttatttatttataattttttttaaattgaaaaaaaaaatgtttatggtcttggtcttgactcggtctcggctcccagaagtcttggtcttggtgcattctggtctagGGCAAGTCatggtcttggatagtgtggtcttgaacacaacactagctgcagtcctcaatctctgtctcaattttcctgaaattgagtaaaaacaaaaaggtaaaagaaaaatcgttcagaaataacaaaggtattgaaaagaagaaaaatgtgcgagctcaaaaaaaatcatggccaataaaaaaaaaataaaaccttcagctccaaaagctgaggcagtACAACAGAGAGCGCTGTCTTCAACGGATGTacccatatcttgcattgtgggggtcctcccctcaacaagaaaacaaacaaagaaaagcaaacaacaaaaacaaaacaaataaaaaaaacattagtaacactattttcctcccttttgtttgtctttctcaTGAAGGCAaaaacagtgtaaataaatgagcaacataatgaataaaagcaaaaaatgaaatttaaaataaaaatataaatagtgtgtgtgtgtgtgtgtgtgtgtgttgcactaTTCTGCAGGCAGAGGGCAAAGGTGAGAAACCACAGCGTTGTGGCACTAACGGTTTTGGGAATCTATGTATTAATAGCAGACCGAATTACAAGTATGTAGCACCTTAATCACGTGACctttcactaaactggccaatgaggggcgctacgcCTGGATAGAGTCcaacagtgtgtgtatgtgtaaatcatctctgtgtgtctgtgtgtgtgtgtgtgtgtctctctgtgtgtgtgtgttcacgcGCGCGTGTTGGGGTCAACACACGTCATGACTGAGATGTACACATTGAAAACAGGGCTCAAAGTGCTGCTAATATCCGTACGTTCAGCTGAGAGAagccaaaacacacagaagacAGAGCAGCTGATACACgtccaaaatgaaagcattaaagacaaacaaacaaagggagaaatctgattccattcacacatttaaacaaaaaaaaaaaaaaaacaaagaataaaaaaacaaaactcactgAAAGCTGCCAGtttcatgatctgagttcacatcatattgagattgtatatgcacatgcatattttatttgtttattggattcttcatgTTTAAGAACTTATTTTCTATAAATAGTACTAACTTATCCACAGTAATATCACTGATATCTTCATGTCTGTTTGATccccattattagtgttttaatcTGTACGTCCTCACTGCCCCCCCTGCCATGTGGTCTTCACTACAGTTTaatggattaggttagggttggggttttaatctattttcatatcggtacagaggtgaactcattTTGGTTGCCTTTCCatcctatggtcaggacctcacaggctgtccgtggaggtgcctgaacaaaatcaaagtaaataatTACCTTCCATcctagatgcctgaacaaaaatatccgGAGCCTGAAGAAAAACATAGGGAACTTAtagtattaaaaaacaaagaacttcaaccatttgagcctttcccATGGCAGTcttttcactgcgtcaaaacacagaaaagttgaaGTAGGAGATGGTAATGctggtaatctaatctaacatgactcagcaaaggagaaACGTCAAACATACAACgatataatgcagtcattgtgtataaacacatgacaaagtatacacatgaacacacatttgatgatatgatgattaatataataattgccataacaaagTGTTCTttgttcccaacctttttattTGTCTAGTTTTCTCCATTAATAAATgtctgtgcagcagacagagtgGCAGACGATGGATGGATGTTGCTGGAGATTATTTAAGTATTAGGAAGAAGTTGCGGATTGCCCTCATCTATGGTAGAGACGAGAGGATCTTGTTCAAAGTTTGTCGAATATTTAAAGGCTGAGACATGGCACACTCGGCCAACTCTGAACCCATCTCGTTGTAGAGAGCATTGCACAGGTTGTGAGTGCTGCTGCTGTGGGTGGAGATGCCCAAAAGGTGCCACAGCAAGGGCAACGCTCTCTGCTTCACCATTTGAGGCTTTCGATAGCCGATGTTCGTGACGATAGCTGGGcacagaaagagaaaaacaaaagccaGATTTAGTCACACATATTAACTTTGAAACTGCAATCAAAACCAGCAAAATACAGAGTTTATAAGTATCAGTTGAAGGTGACTGGAGtagaatctcgatatatctgtCAGCCCTACTAACCAAACATGACAgctaatcagctgttccttgtgAGCTCTCAGCTTACACAATTTTGTATTTACGTTTTCAGAGTGAAAATAACAGTGACAAACTGTAAAGAATAAgacaacatgaataaaaaatgacaggtGCTATTCGGATCAAACACCAAATAGGAAATttctaaagcaaaaaaacacataccTGCAACCTTGTCAATAAGATCAGCCTTTGCTTTACCGTTCAGAAACATGGCCTTattgcagaagagctgaagcaGGTGAGTGTTGTCTATGGTGGAGAAAGAAATCTTGATTAACATTTCTTTTGAAAGAACTTCTACATATAATTCACTTCAAAAGCTGAAACTGTGTACCAAGGTTAGAGATCAGTGCATCAATGGCTCTAACAGCAGCACAGTAGATGGGCTTATTCTTGGAGTTGAGGTGACTGTCCACGATAGCTGGGACCAGTGTGTTGACCACTTGGGCCATGTTCTCCTCCAAAGCACAGATGATTTCCGGCAGGACCATCAAGGTATGCAGGTTAACCTTGCTGTTGGACTCTGTCAGCCTTGCACTTAGGGCATCAAACACCTGGAAGAAACGAGAACATAAAACCTTCAATTTCACTGGAAGATGTACTTTTATTAAACagactttaaaaagtaaaaactggCTACAAAGAAATGAATCTGTAATGAGCGAGCACTGACCAGATGTAGGTTACTGATGATCACATTGGGGTCGTTTTGGGAGTCAGCTACAATCTGATTGATGCCCTGGATcctgtctttgaagtcctttgagCCCATCAGACCTGAGAGTTGCTCTATATAGTGATTCTTATCTGCAACACTTTGTGTCTGAGCTCTGCTGCTGTAATGACTGCAGATAATTCACAATGCATTAAACAAGCTTTACCACTATAACATTTGGAAAAGATTTGGAATCAAGAGCATCTAAACCCACCTGTTGGTCTTGTAGACTGGCTCTCTGTTGAGAGATGGGCCCTTCTGTGTTCCGTTGCCTGGCTGAGGCCGTTGGCCTATGGCTGACCGGGGATTTACGGGCTCATTATTTAGGCCCTAAAAAGACCCAATCATCTCCACATTAGGTTCATGTAAATGCACGTACTTAGTGAAGCTCAACTCAACTATATTCATAGagcaatttaaataaacaacaacactgtACCTTTGTCCTGAGTGTGTTGACGATTTTCTTGATTGTCGCCAGTTCTTTGGTAGTGAGGTATTTATCCAGGACTTTATTAAACTTGGGTTCGGCggacaaaaacagcaacatttgcCGCCCAAACAACCTGTAAAGAATGACATTTAATAAAGTAAAGCCTGTATGAAAAACAGTTATAAAATAAACTGGAATTGGCAATCTCTCTAGAATGTTCCAATCTAAACACTGTAAAAACGTTTTGATCCTTTACAGCTTGTTAAGCTCTAGAAGTGTGTTAAAATATCAAACTGATCATTTCATCAACAATCGATCAGAGGAgttgtcataaaaaaataaataaagctgaaggTTTTTTCTTTGACGTACCGTGCTTCTGGTGATGCGTCCTGTGCCAGTTTGCCAATGGCAGGTATAAGATTATCTGTGATATCTTTGGCCCCGGACACAATACGGGCGGCACCAATCTTAGTCACAAGATCAGCTACATGTTGAGCGGTGCAATTCCTCACCGCTTTATTACGGTCACTgtcagaataaaaataaagaaaaatcaatGTGTTGgaatctgttttgtttgaacgaGCCCAAGTGCAAAGAACTTAATGAAATCTGTTTGCATACTCACTTGAGACCCCCTGCGAGTAAAGCATGGAGGCATCGACTCGGTGTGCAGTGCTGCACCATAGAGTCCagagctttattttatttattttttttatttttatttattcagttcatttccgacacggttgcattcacagaaattcatttgacattcagagcaaaatcacatcattgttttttttttttttttttttttttttgtttttgtccttttttcatgccggaaagggcgacggaaaaaagcattatgcttatctagatccgtcccctaatttgaacacagataattttacatccaacctcgttttaTCTGCATCCTGTCTGATGAAGGAGTTTGAGTCTCCAGCCTTCTTCAGTAACAGTTTCACAGTCACCTCCAGCTCACAGTCCATGGCATCTTGGAGATGTGTGTACATGTCACCCAGCGTGCTCAGGGCAATCCTCGACACAGCTGATCGGCCATTCTtcaactaaaaagaaaaaaatgtgacaaatgaaAAGTTAAGAACTCAGTTTAgtccctgacacacacactcactattCTATTAGCTTACCTCTTCAATGACAGACTGACAGAACTCATGAAGCCTGTTCTGAATCACATCCGGGTTGTTTTTGACCAGAGAGCAGAGAATTGTCATACCCTTGATATTCTGCTCcctgcaaataaaataaaattaaacaagtaGTTCAGAAATTagaattattacattttaattcgTTGAAAActctaaaaataatttaaaaatcacaGTTTCTCACCATTCGTTAGAGCTCATCAAGTCCAGCGCCATGTCAGTCTTTTGGCAAACAGAGTACTCAGAAAACTCTGGGAGACTCTGGGTTACGTCCTTGCTGACATGGGTGAGCTCGTCTAAGTGGTGCACAAAGAAGAACTAGTTTAGTCTTAGTTGTTTCTGTCAGCCAGCAAACAAGCaacatgtttagtaaataagtatTTTTCCACATTAACCCCGCCTTAAAAGCTCCAGCAGCCAATAAAATGCTGTGCTGCTTAATGCAAACAAAGGcctgtgaaaaaaaatgtaattatttaaaatgtacagaCCAGGGGACGGTGACGGCCGGCTCCTACGGCTGTGGCTCCTCCTCAGACGTGATGCAGATTTCTGTTTATTAGGAGGCACTGTGGGAGGGCTCGGTTTGGGAGATGGGGTTGGGGTATAGCCCTTGATGGGACTGGACTCATCCGACTGAGAGTTGCTGTCTACAAACACATGGCTGTTGTCGTCAGCTGGGGGCACGGTGGGAGACCGGTCTATAAAGAAGAAGGTCTGCTTAGGCAACGGAGTGGGTCCAGCGGAGCTGGTGGATGCCACAGTGCAGGTCACTTTCTGCCCCACAACTCCATCATCAGGGGTCAAGTCATCTGGTTGgaacaacaaaacattaaaatcactacaggaaaatacagcagAAAAAAGGGGGTTTGGGGAGAGTGCAGAACCTTTACTTTCACCTGTGAgactacacacacaccattagaATCATGGGCCAGCTTTGGTCACTGGCTAGAACATGACGCTAAGCGTATGTTTTTACGCAAATTTGCTTATATGTTAGAGGAAGAAGTTAGCATGACATGACATGCACAACTCTAGTGGCTGATCTTATGTGGGGGGTCTGTCACATTAAGTTACATTTCAACCCATTAGAAATGTCTCTACATTTAATTCTCGACTGGGAACACAAATGACAGTGTTGAACACAGTTCCAAGAGCCAATGTCTCAACATTTACACAAGAGCACTCGCTGGCTCATTCTTACAACTTACCAAAACTTGGTACGTGGGCTTCTGGCTCCCTGGGCTGGACAATGACGTCCCTGCTTTCCACCTGTGAATGGACAGAAAAGTATTACTTTTAATAGCACAACTCCTGTAATTCCATTCACTAACCTGAACAAAGAGACATAGTAGTTAAGCGCAGACAAAGGCCTTTAGTAGGCATTCTGCTACTGTAGAGTGACTTCacatcatgcacacacacaaccatgTACTCGTCATTTTGTTTAGACAACGACTGAGCAAAGTTTTTGGATCCAAGATCAAGCTAATGTTACTCTTTTGCAATCGGATCAACATCAACTACTGAGCGCTTGGTGGCATTACTGTCAATATAGAAGCTGTATATACGTAAGCTTTGTTTCAAGAGCATGACCCTGGGATATTAACAGTTATGTTCCCAGCCTGCCTCCCTAAGTGAGCGGTTCAGTAATGGGGTTGCTGGGAAACACACGGCACAGTAAACAGAGTGTTTTTATGAATGGTGGCTGATAATAACTTCAAGAGCCATGAATGTTCAGGTAGTACTTACTAACCCGACACCACCAAGCGAGAAATaagcaattaaaaaaactcaCGATACAGCGTACAGTTTTTCATATGCATTAAAT encodes:
- the LOC114460050 gene encoding TOG array regulator of axonemal microtubules protein 1-like, coding for MENVIYAFSSGNNKHSGDRLHGYGSLGSFTDDLPPQRRIASAGKGKNKLPLEKSSLSSIENKPQPSNTPNGKCSQQVESRDVIVQPREPEAHVPSFDDLTPDDGVVGQKVTCTVASTSSAGPTPLPKQTFFFIDRSPTVPPADDNSHVFVDSNSQSDESSPIKGYTPTPSPKPSPPTVPPNKQKSASRLRRSHSRRSRPSPSPDELTHVSKDVTQSLPEFSEYSVCQKTDMALDLMSSNEWEQNIKGMTILCSLVKNNPDVIQNRLHEFCQSVIEELKNGRSAVSRIALSTLGDMYTHLQDAMDCELEVTVKLLLKKAGDSNSFIRQDADKALDSMVQHCTPSRCLHALLAGGLNDRNKAVRNCTAQHVADLVTKIGAARIVSGAKDITDNLIPAIGKLAQDASPEARLFGRQMLLFLSAEPKFNKVLDKYLTTKELATIKKIVNTLRTKGLNNEPVNPRSAIGQRPQPGNGTQKGPSLNREPVYKTNSHYSSRAQTQSVADKNHYIEQLSGLMGSKDFKDRIQGINQIVADSQNDPNVIISNLHLVFDALSARLTESNSKVNLHTLMVLPEIICALEENMAQVVNTLVPAIVDSHLNSKNKPIYCAAVRAIDALISNLDNTHLLQLFCNKAMFLNGKAKADLIDKVAAIVTNIGYRKPQMVKQRALPLLWHLLGISTHSSSTHNLCNALYNEMGSELAECAMSQPLNIRQTLNKILSSLP